A genomic segment from Campylobacter concisus encodes:
- the hisD gene encoding histidinol dehydrogenase, whose protein sequence is MKFFHSSDADFESKFLQLVKRSDNDMSAVMPVVTGIIDEIRKDGDSALFAQIAKFDKFSVTSKNDIIIDVKEMEAAYNSLDNALRVALNLAHDRIKSYHERTKPSDWTYKDEHDILLGAKYTAVDRAGLYIPGGKAAYPSSLLMNAIPAIVAGVKEIVVCTPAPNGKVNTLLLAAMHLCGIKTAFKVGGASAIAAMAYGTATVPKVDVITGPGNIYVATAKKLVYGDVNIDMIAGPSEIGVIADDSADPRHIAIDMLSQAEHDEIASAFLITPVEAFARTVQRHIEDELKTLKREPIASASIRNKAAIIVAKDLKECFALMNELAVEHLEIATNDALSYIDDVTHAGAIFFGHFTPEAMGDYIAGPNHTLPTGGSARFYSPLGVENFMKRSSIISVSRKGIMHLGKSCMQLAEAEGLTAHKKSVAVRLEE, encoded by the coding sequence ATGAAATTTTTTCATAGTAGTGACGCTGATTTTGAGAGTAAATTTTTACAGCTTGTTAAACGAAGTGATAATGACATGAGTGCTGTAATGCCGGTGGTTACTGGAATAATAGATGAGATAAGAAAAGATGGCGATAGTGCACTTTTTGCGCAGATAGCTAAATTTGATAAATTTAGCGTTACAAGTAAAAACGACATAATAATCGACGTAAAAGAGATGGAGGCTGCCTATAATTCGCTAGATAACGCCCTAAGAGTAGCTTTAAATTTAGCTCACGATAGGATAAAAAGCTATCACGAGCGCACAAAGCCAAGTGACTGGACATATAAAGATGAGCATGACATCTTGCTAGGCGCAAAATACACAGCGGTTGACCGCGCTGGTCTTTATATCCCAGGTGGTAAGGCGGCTTATCCTAGCTCGCTTCTTATGAATGCGATCCCAGCGATCGTAGCTGGCGTAAAAGAGATCGTAGTGTGTACTCCAGCGCCAAATGGCAAGGTAAATACCTTGCTTCTTGCGGCAATGCACCTTTGTGGCATAAAGACGGCCTTTAAAGTAGGCGGTGCAAGTGCTATCGCAGCGATGGCATACGGAACTGCAACGGTACCAAAAGTAGATGTCATCACAGGACCTGGCAATATCTACGTAGCGACTGCTAAAAAGCTAGTTTATGGCGACGTAAATATTGATATGATCGCTGGTCCAAGCGAGATAGGCGTAATCGCTGATGATAGTGCCGATCCTCGCCACATAGCTATCGATATGCTCTCTCAAGCCGAGCACGACGAGATAGCAAGTGCCTTTTTGATAACGCCAGTAGAAGCTTTCGCAAGAACGGTGCAAAGACACATCGAAGATGAGCTAAAGACACTAAAACGTGAGCCGATCGCAAGTGCAAGCATAAGAAATAAAGCTGCAATAATAGTGGCAAAAGATCTAAAAGAGTGTTTTGCTCTCATGAATGAGCTTGCTGTTGAGCACCTAGAGATCGCTACAAACGATGCTTTAAGTTATATCGATGATGTGACTCATGCGGGCGCTATATTTTTTGGACACTTTACGCCTGAAGCGATGGGTGATTATATCGCTGGACCAAATCACACATTGCCAACTGGTGGAAGTGCTAGATTTTACTCGCCGCTTGGAGTTGAAAATTTCATGAAACGAAGTTCGATCATTTCAGTAAGTAGAAAAGGTATCATGCATCTTGGCAAATCATGCATGCAGCTAGCTGAAGCTGAAGGACTAACTGCTCATAAAAAATCAGTTGCAGTGAGACTAGAAGAGTAA